A stretch of Sphingomonas sp. JUb134 DNA encodes these proteins:
- a CDS encoding XrtA/PEP-CTERM system exopolysaccharide export protein: protein MRVHSFPAAAGIMATAAMLLGGCAATRPELPAAPFVTAQETPGEDYVIGPLDQLNVFVWRNPELSAKVQVRPDGRITTPLISDMPAVGKTPAMLAQDMKLALGEYIKDPLVSVIVENFSGTYSQQVRVVGATEKPASLPYRANMTLLDAMIAVGGVNEFAAGNRARLVRYDRTTGKQQEYGLRIASLLKDGDTSANVRLAPGDVIIIPETMF, encoded by the coding sequence ATGCGCGTGCACAGCTTCCCGGCGGCGGCCGGCATCATGGCCACGGCAGCGATGCTGCTGGGCGGATGCGCCGCGACCCGCCCCGAACTGCCGGCCGCACCCTTCGTCACCGCGCAGGAGACGCCGGGCGAGGATTACGTCATCGGCCCGCTCGACCAGCTCAACGTCTTCGTGTGGCGCAACCCCGAGCTGTCGGCAAAGGTGCAGGTCCGCCCCGATGGCCGCATCACCACGCCGCTGATCAGCGACATGCCCGCCGTTGGCAAGACGCCGGCGATGCTCGCCCAGGACATGAAGCTCGCGCTCGGCGAGTATATCAAGGACCCGCTGGTGTCGGTGATCGTGGAGAATTTCTCCGGCACCTACAGCCAGCAGGTGCGCGTCGTCGGTGCCACCGAAAAGCCGGCATCGCTGCCGTATCGCGCCAACATGACGCTGCTCGACGCGATGATCGCGGTTGGCGGCGTGAACGAGTTCGCGGCCGGCAATCGCGCGCGGCTGGTGCGCTATGACCGGACGACCGGCAAGCAGCAGGAATATGGTTTGCGCATCGCCAGCCTGCTGAAGGACGGCGACACTTCCGCGAACGTGCGGCTGGCGCCGGGGGATGTTATTATCATCCCGGAAACCATGTTCTAA
- a CDS encoding pyridoxal-dependent decarboxylase, exosortase A system-associated, with protein sequence MKPIGPIPPAFAGQQRLAIGGEDAEALVARAGDTPLFVYDLGFVAERVDVLRSALPAEVGIHYAIKANPHPELLAGIAPLVDGLDVASGGELAQALAVKPAAEISFAGPGKRDDELAAAIEVGATLNAESEGEVARAIAIGERLGIPPRLAVRVNPDFELRGSGMRMGGRASPFGVDAARVPALVRTILASGAAWRGFHIFAGSQALDTAAIIETQAATVALAARLADAAGAAPPLVNLGGGFGIPYFAGDLPVDVAAVGAALGEALAARPATLVDSAFAIELGRWLVGEAGVYLTRVIDVKESGGERFVIVDGGLHHQLAASGNFGTVVRRNYPLAAAGRMAEPAIQTASVVGCLCTPLDRLADKVALPEVAVGDLIAIFLAGAYGATASPAAFLGHPAARELVVQGNRRT encoded by the coding sequence ATGAAGCCGATCGGTCCGATCCCGCCCGCCTTTGCCGGGCAGCAGCGGCTGGCGATCGGCGGCGAGGATGCCGAGGCGCTGGTCGCCCGCGCGGGTGACACGCCGCTGTTCGTCTACGACCTGGGTTTTGTCGCGGAGCGGGTGGACGTGCTGCGAAGCGCGCTGCCGGCGGAGGTCGGCATCCACTATGCGATCAAGGCGAACCCGCATCCCGAACTGCTCGCCGGCATCGCGCCGCTAGTCGACGGGCTCGACGTCGCCTCGGGCGGGGAACTGGCGCAGGCGCTGGCGGTGAAGCCTGCCGCCGAGATCAGCTTCGCCGGCCCCGGCAAGCGCGACGACGAACTGGCGGCGGCGATTGAGGTCGGCGCCACCCTGAACGCGGAGTCCGAGGGAGAGGTCGCCCGCGCGATCGCCATCGGCGAGCGGCTCGGCATCCCCCCGCGGCTGGCCGTGCGGGTGAACCCGGACTTCGAGCTGCGCGGCTCGGGCATGCGGATGGGCGGGCGCGCGTCTCCCTTCGGGGTCGATGCCGCGCGCGTGCCGGCGCTGGTCCGCACGATCCTTGCCTCCGGGGCAGCGTGGCGCGGCTTCCACATCTTTGCCGGCTCCCAGGCGCTCGACACCGCCGCGATCATCGAGACCCAGGCCGCCACCGTGGCGCTCGCTGCCCGGCTGGCGGACGCAGCCGGAGCGGCGCCTCCGCTGGTCAACCTGGGCGGCGGCTTCGGTATCCCTTATTTCGCAGGCGACCTGCCCGTCGACGTTGCGGCGGTCGGCGCCGCGCTCGGCGAAGCGCTGGCGGCGCGCCCCGCCACGTTGGTCGACAGCGCGTTTGCGATCGAGCTCGGGCGATGGCTGGTGGGGGAGGCGGGCGTGTACCTCACCCGCGTCATCGACGTGAAGGAGAGCGGCGGCGAGCGGTTCGTGATCGTCGACGGCGGGCTGCACCATCAGCTCGCCGCCAGCGGCAATTTCGGAACGGTCGTGCGCCGCAACTACCCGCTTGCCGCCGCCGGGCGCATGGCGGAGCCCGCGATCCAGACCGCCTCCGTCGTGGGCTGCCTGTGTACACCGCTCGACCGGCTCGCCGACAAGGTCGCTCTGCCCGAAGTCGCCGTAGGCGATCTCATCGCGATTTTCCTGGCCGGGGCCTATGGCGCGACTGCCAGCCCCGCCGCCTTTCTCGGCCACCCGGCGGCGCGCGAGTTGGTGGTCCAGGGGAACCGCCGGACCTGA
- a CDS encoding acyl-CoA ligase (AMP-forming), exosortase A system-associated translates to MVPLDPVPQPLDTLPLRGSPTAPALAGKDGTLSYAELEAAVGRLAHWLHVRGLAPGSRVASWLPKSRAACLMPLAAVRAGLVHVPINPVLKRAQVAHILADSGAALLLTQPTRAGLLEAGDVPEGCEVALEEEALAHAAGALPPSRGDTDALAAILYTSGSTGRPKGVMLSHANLWLGAISVAHYLRLVPADRVLGVLPLSFDYGQNQLFSTWAAGGCVVPLDYLTARDVVKAVEREGITSLAGVPPLWTQLLEANWPAETAAQLRRLTNSGGALTTSMVRALRQRFPQADLYPMYGLTEAFRSTFLDPALVDGAPDAIGRAIPFAEVLVVRPDGSRAQPGEPGELVHAGPLVAQGYWQDAERTAQRFRPAPAFAEHGGTAVWSGDTVVEGQDGLLRFVGRDDEMIKSAGNRISPTEVEEAVLAGGEAAEAAAFGVPDPRLGQAVLVVARANGPVEAAEAALRERLRRELPAFQQPAYYRWRDALPRNANGKLDRSGLRAAVLAEFQETPQ, encoded by the coding sequence ATGGTTCCACTCGATCCTGTGCCCCAACCCCTGGACACGCTGCCGTTGCGGGGAAGCCCGACGGCGCCTGCATTGGCCGGCAAGGACGGCACGCTCTCCTACGCCGAGCTGGAGGCGGCGGTGGGGCGCCTCGCGCACTGGCTCCACGTGCGGGGGCTGGCGCCTGGCAGTCGCGTCGCCAGCTGGTTGCCCAAGTCGCGCGCGGCCTGCCTGATGCCGCTCGCCGCCGTCCGCGCCGGGCTGGTGCACGTGCCGATCAACCCGGTGCTCAAGCGGGCGCAGGTGGCGCATATCCTCGCCGACAGCGGCGCCGCGCTGCTGTTGACCCAGCCGACGCGTGCCGGGCTGCTGGAAGCGGGCGACGTCCCGGAGGGTTGCGAGGTCGCACTGGAGGAGGAGGCGCTCGCCCATGCGGCGGGGGCGTTACCGCCGTCGCGCGGCGACACGGACGCGCTTGCCGCGATCCTCTATACCTCCGGCTCCACCGGGCGGCCCAAGGGCGTGATGCTCAGCCACGCGAACCTGTGGCTCGGCGCGATCTCGGTCGCCCATTATCTCCGCCTCGTGCCCGCCGACCGCGTACTGGGGGTGCTGCCGCTCAGCTTTGACTATGGCCAGAACCAGCTCTTCTCCACCTGGGCGGCGGGCGGTTGCGTGGTGCCGCTCGACTATCTGACCGCGCGAGACGTGGTGAAGGCGGTGGAGCGCGAGGGGATCACCAGCCTGGCCGGCGTGCCGCCGCTGTGGACGCAGCTGCTGGAGGCGAACTGGCCGGCCGAAACGGCGGCACAGCTGCGCCGGCTCACCAATTCGGGCGGCGCGCTGACGACTTCGATGGTGCGTGCGCTCCGCCAGCGGTTTCCGCAGGCCGATCTCTACCCGATGTACGGCCTGACCGAGGCATTCCGCTCGACCTTCCTCGATCCCGCGCTGGTGGACGGCGCACCGGACGCGATCGGCCGCGCCATTCCCTTTGCCGAGGTGCTGGTGGTGCGCCCCGACGGCAGCCGCGCGCAGCCGGGTGAGCCGGGCGAACTCGTCCACGCCGGCCCGCTGGTGGCGCAGGGCTATTGGCAGGATGCGGAGCGGACCGCGCAGCGCTTCCGTCCCGCGCCTGCCTTCGCCGAGCACGGCGGCACCGCCGTCTGGTCCGGCGACACGGTCGTGGAGGGGCAGGACGGCCTGCTCCGCTTCGTCGGCCGCGACGACGAGATGATCAAGAGCGCCGGCAACCGCATCAGCCCGACCGAGGTGGAGGAGGCGGTGCTTGCGGGCGGGGAAGCGGCGGAAGCGGCGGCGTTCGGCGTGCCCGATCCGCGGCTCGGCCAGGCAGTGCTGGTCGTGGCCCGTGCCAACGGCCCGGTCGAGGCGGCAGAGGCAGCGTTGCGCGAGCGCCTGCGCCGCGAGCTTCCCGCCTTTCAGCAGCCCGCCTACTATCGCTGGCGCGATGCGCTGCCGCGCAACGCCAATGGCAAGCTCGACCGCAGCGGCTTGCGCGCCGCCGTGCTCGCCGAGTTCCAGGAGACGCCGCAATGA
- a CDS encoding acyl carrier protein: MVPEQANEIENTVRAVLRDVLGLSAERVAAFDAETPLFGALPELDSIAVAGVLTEIEDRLGILIEDDDIDGDTLATFGSLTRFAMGKAVH, encoded by the coding sequence TTGGTTCCGGAACAGGCGAACGAGATCGAGAACACCGTGCGGGCCGTGCTGCGGGACGTGCTGGGCCTGTCGGCCGAGCGGGTGGCGGCGTTCGACGCGGAAACGCCGCTGTTCGGCGCGCTGCCGGAGCTCGACTCCATAGCGGTCGCAGGCGTGCTCACCGAGATCGAGGACCGGCTGGGGATCCTGATCGAGGACGACGACATCGACGGCGATACGCTGGCGACCTTCGGCTCGCTGACCCGCTTCGCCATGGGCAAGGCGGTGCATTGA
- a CDS encoding hydrolase 1, exosortase A system-associated: MARRLIEFPCAGERLAGTLDAAPGSTGLLVVSGGNELRIGAHRGMALLAQRIAAGGWPVFRYDRRGIGDSTGENRGFADSGADLVAAAAAFRAEAPGVSRILGFGNCDAATALALFHQAAGIDALLLANPWLVENEGDTPPPAAIRARYAERLRDPSQWLRLLRGQVDLGKLARGVRALARPRSRGLADQVAASLAKSEVPVTLLLARRDNTAIACADAWRGRAFDAVRGRIPVREHDTASHSFARAPDAEWLHARVREALAGL, encoded by the coding sequence GTGGCGCGCCGCCTGATCGAGTTCCCCTGCGCTGGCGAGCGGCTTGCCGGGACGCTGGACGCGGCGCCGGGCAGCACCGGACTGCTCGTCGTCTCGGGCGGCAACGAGCTGCGGATCGGCGCGCATCGGGGCATGGCCCTGCTCGCGCAGCGGATTGCGGCCGGCGGGTGGCCCGTGTTCCGCTACGACCGGCGCGGCATCGGCGATTCGACGGGCGAGAACCGCGGCTTTGCCGACAGCGGTGCGGACCTCGTCGCCGCCGCCGCGGCGTTTCGCGCGGAGGCACCCGGCGTCTCCCGCATCCTGGGCTTCGGCAACTGCGATGCCGCGACGGCGCTGGCCCTGTTCCATCAAGCGGCGGGTATCGACGCGCTGCTCCTCGCCAATCCGTGGCTGGTCGAAAACGAGGGCGACACGCCCCCACCCGCCGCAATCCGCGCGCGCTATGCCGAGCGGCTGCGGGACCCGAGTCAGTGGCTCCGGCTGCTGCGCGGGCAGGTCGATTTGGGCAAGCTGGCACGTGGCGTGCGCGCGCTCGCGCGCCCGCGGTCGCGCGGACTTGCCGACCAGGTCGCCGCCAGCCTCGCCAAGAGCGAGGTCCCGGTCACGCTCCTGCTTGCCCGACGCGACAACACGGCGATCGCCTGCGCCGACGCATGGCGCGGTCGCGCGTTCGACGCCGTGCGGGGCCGCATCCCCGTGCGGGAACACGACACCGCCAGCCACAGCTTTGCCCGCGCCCCTGACGCGGAATGGCTGCACGCGCGGGTGCGAGAGGCGCTGGCAGGCCTGTAG
- the trxB gene encoding thioredoxin-disulfide reductase, producing the protein MTTHTTRMLILGSGPAGLSAAIYGARAGLNPIVVQGIQPGGQLTTTTDVENYPGFAEVIQGPWLMEQMQAQAEHVGTRMMYDTIVEVDVSQRPFRLIGDGGDVYEGDVLVIATGAQARWLGLESEEALKGKGVSACATCDGFFYRGKKVAVIGGGNTAVEEALYLTNHSPDVTIIHRRDSFRAEKILQERLFAHDAVSVLWNKKVERFIDGGGNVGLVGIELKDTVTGELSQVEVDGGFVAIGHHPATELFRGHVELDEDGYIVVEKGSTRTNVPGVFACGDVTDKVYRQAVTAAGTGCMAALDAERFLAEADFEKIAEAAE; encoded by the coding sequence ATGACCACCCACACCACCCGCATGCTGATCCTCGGCTCCGGCCCGGCCGGGCTCTCCGCCGCCATCTATGGCGCGCGCGCCGGCCTGAACCCGATCGTGGTGCAGGGCATCCAGCCCGGCGGGCAGCTCACCACCACGACGGACGTCGAGAACTATCCCGGCTTCGCGGAGGTGATCCAGGGCCCCTGGCTGATGGAGCAGATGCAGGCCCAGGCCGAGCACGTCGGCACGCGGATGATGTACGACACCATCGTCGAAGTGGACGTGAGCCAGCGCCCGTTCCGCCTGATCGGCGACGGTGGCGACGTCTATGAAGGCGACGTGCTGGTGATCGCGACCGGTGCCCAGGCACGCTGGCTGGGCCTGGAGAGCGAGGAGGCGCTGAAGGGCAAGGGTGTCAGCGCCTGCGCGACCTGCGACGGCTTCTTCTACCGCGGCAAGAAGGTGGCGGTGATCGGCGGCGGCAACACCGCGGTCGAGGAGGCGCTGTACCTCACCAACCACTCGCCCGACGTGACGATCATCCACCGCCGCGACAGCTTCCGCGCGGAAAAGATCCTGCAGGAACGGCTGTTCGCGCACGACGCGGTGAGCGTGCTCTGGAACAAGAAGGTCGAGCGGTTCATCGACGGCGGCGGCAACGTCGGACTGGTCGGCATCGAGCTCAAGGACACCGTCACCGGCGAGCTGTCGCAGGTCGAGGTCGACGGCGGCTTCGTCGCGATCGGGCACCATCCCGCGACCGAGTTGTTCCGCGGCCATGTCGAGCTGGACGAGGACGGCTATATCGTCGTGGAGAAGGGCTCGACCCGCACGAACGTGCCGGGCGTGTTCGCGTGCGGCGACGTCACCGACAAGGTCTATCGCCAGGCCGTGACCGCCGCCGGCACCGGCTGCATGGCCGCGCTCGATGCCGAGCGCTTCCTGGCCGAGGCGGACTTCGAGAAGATCGCCGAAGCGGCCGAATAA
- a CDS encoding peptidylprolyl isomerase, translating into MLKRLLLLVAALCAAPALAQTPAAAPPAAETARVKVETSEGSIVLELEKSRAPITTANFLRYVDEKRLDGTVFYRTVRVTPTFGFVQFGVQNAPKRVLPPIKHEPTTQTGVHHVDGAISIARLAPGTAQGDFTISVGAQPSLDADPSREGDNLGYAAFGRVVEGMDVIHRILNAPVSEGGHFKGEMIADPVRILSARRID; encoded by the coding sequence ATGTTGAAACGCCTGCTCCTGCTCGTGGCGGCGCTGTGCGCCGCGCCCGCCCTCGCCCAGACGCCTGCCGCCGCGCCTCCCGCGGCCGAAACGGCACGCGTGAAGGTGGAGACCAGCGAGGGCAGCATCGTGCTGGAGCTGGAGAAGAGCCGCGCGCCGATCACCACCGCCAATTTCCTGCGCTACGTCGACGAGAAGCGGCTGGACGGCACCGTCTTCTACCGTACGGTGCGGGTCACCCCGACCTTCGGCTTCGTCCAGTTCGGCGTGCAGAACGCCCCCAAGCGGGTGCTGCCACCGATCAAGCATGAGCCGACCACCCAGACGGGCGTGCACCATGTCGACGGCGCGATCTCCATCGCGCGCCTGGCGCCCGGCACGGCGCAGGGCGACTTCACCATCAGCGTGGGCGCGCAGCCCTCGCTGGACGCCGACCCCAGCCGCGAAGGCGACAACCTCGGCTACGCGGCCTTCGGCCGGGTGGTCGAGGGGATGGACGTCATCCACCGCATCCTGAACGCGCCGGTGAGCGAAGGCGGCCACTTCAAGGGCGAGATGATCGCCGATCCCGTCCGCATCCTGTCCGCCCGCCGGATCGACTGA
- a CDS encoding glycosyl hydrolase family 28-related protein, producing MSDASNRLRFTRRSLLPLSGLAAVGAFAATHSSAGGGAGAEGEDADWPSWAPTRRALYAGFAAARSKGRDIRSFGATLDGKTDDTAALEKAIASGVKVLLIPAGAIRVTRQIKLSAPITILGAGDASVIRVEGKDTGLFTAAPASGDPADFLRDIHIDSIRVVRPEPLKPLGLILVGNNLRNVSVTRCSTDRMGALLVTHLRKVNRNYNKGREEMVDPAVAAGFHPTRPDDLNEDIFVYDNRVDAGSYMSQVVRFNFARRVAAVGNVGRFAKVSWWGGGARYREGGAPQFMRRVREVYITHNKLSGGNGGVYGNNGDGILVAYNEIDSMTDVGVDFEGCFNALAHHNIVKNVGNFCYVTFYAAKNIVFRDNYGSQDGSGSTLHIRFGKGRYGKPRGASLLALRSSGFRRNDGSIDVQFLNNHLVWAGERGAGTCTASYFSRMLVQGNRFENVGCDFSYLSTGELQMLDNRLVFDKPAGDPVRMLGGGATRTVIRGNEVRVLVPQAEESIGIRARPLGANPTIEVSDNRFILGNGVAPLPIALFVPSKTAARYRVTGNSVGPIYAMAPEQVSASANKDPAGRPVTPAPLPTKYLPKPKEPKEPEAQEPAEEARED from the coding sequence ATGTCCGACGCCTCGAACCGCCTTCGCTTCACCCGCCGTTCGCTCCTGCCGCTCTCGGGGCTCGCCGCAGTGGGCGCCTTTGCGGCCACGCATTCGAGTGCCGGCGGCGGGGCCGGCGCCGAGGGCGAGGATGCCGACTGGCCCAGCTGGGCGCCGACCCGGCGCGCCCTCTATGCCGGCTTCGCAGCCGCGCGCAGCAAGGGACGCGACATCCGCAGCTTCGGCGCGACACTCGACGGCAAGACCGACGATACCGCGGCCCTCGAGAAGGCGATCGCCAGCGGGGTGAAGGTACTGCTGATCCCGGCGGGCGCGATCCGCGTAACCCGCCAGATCAAGCTTTCGGCACCGATCACGATCCTGGGCGCGGGCGACGCGTCGGTGATCCGGGTGGAGGGCAAGGATACCGGCCTGTTCACCGCAGCGCCCGCCAGCGGCGACCCGGCCGACTTCCTGCGCGACATCCATATCGACAGTATCCGCGTGGTGCGGCCCGAACCGCTCAAGCCGCTGGGGCTGATCCTGGTCGGCAACAATCTGCGCAACGTCTCGGTCACCCGCTGCTCGACCGACCGCATGGGCGCGCTGCTGGTCACGCACCTGCGCAAGGTGAACCGCAACTACAACAAGGGGCGCGAGGAGATGGTGGACCCGGCCGTCGCTGCGGGCTTCCATCCGACCCGGCCCGACGACCTCAACGAGGACATCTTCGTCTACGACAATCGGGTCGATGCGGGCTCCTACATGAGCCAGGTCGTGCGGTTCAACTTCGCGCGGCGGGTCGCCGCCGTCGGCAACGTCGGCCGCTTCGCCAAGGTGAGCTGGTGGGGTGGTGGCGCCCGCTACCGCGAAGGCGGCGCCCCACAATTCATGCGCCGCGTGCGCGAGGTCTACATCACCCACAACAAGTTGTCGGGCGGGAACGGCGGCGTCTATGGCAACAACGGCGACGGGATCCTCGTCGCCTACAACGAAATCGATTCCATGACGGACGTGGGCGTGGATTTCGAGGGCTGCTTCAATGCGCTTGCCCACCACAACATCGTCAAGAACGTCGGCAACTTCTGCTACGTCACCTTCTACGCGGCGAAGAACATCGTCTTTCGCGACAACTACGGCAGCCAGGACGGCAGTGGCTCCACTCTCCACATCCGCTTCGGCAAGGGGCGCTATGGCAAGCCCAGGGGCGCGTCGCTGCTGGCCCTGAGGAGCTCCGGCTTCCGCCGCAACGACGGCAGCATCGACGTCCAGTTCCTCAACAACCATCTGGTGTGGGCCGGGGAACGCGGCGCCGGCACCTGCACCGCCAGCTATTTCAGCCGGATGCTGGTGCAGGGAAACCGGTTCGAGAACGTCGGCTGCGACTTCTCCTATCTCAGCACCGGGGAGTTGCAGATGCTCGACAACCGCCTGGTGTTCGACAAGCCCGCCGGCGATCCAGTGCGCATGCTGGGCGGCGGCGCCACGCGGACCGTGATCCGCGGCAACGAGGTGCGCGTCTTGGTCCCGCAGGCCGAGGAGTCGATCGGCATCCGCGCACGCCCGCTCGGGGCCAACCCGACCATCGAGGTGAGCGACAACCGCTTCATCCTGGGCAACGGGGTGGCACCGCTGCCGATCGCGTTGTTCGTGCCGTCCAAGACCGCCGCGCGCTATCGCGTGACCGGCAACAGCGTCGGGCCGATCTACGCGATGGCGCCCGAGCAGGTATCGGCGTCGGCGAACAAGGATCCCGCCGGGCGCCCGGTGACTCCTGCGCCCCTCCCGACGAAATACCTCCCGAAGCCCAAGGAGCCCAAGGAGCCGGAGGCCCAGGAACCGGCGGAAGAAGCGCGCGAGGACTAG
- a CDS encoding TonB-dependent receptor domain-containing protein yields the protein MPSSLAVILALQTTAPLATTAPPIPAAEAVAAAEVQEAPAAEPAGGEDVVVTARRRAERAQSVPIALSVLGAEQIARTGTFTIQQVSQQAPTLQYTSSNPRNTALNIRGLGVSFGLANDGLEQGVGFYVDQVYNSRPAASAFDLLDIERVEILRGPQGTLFGKNTTAGAVNITTKSPSFTPEGEFEASVGTQKFGQIKAAVTGPISETLAFRVAAGKTTRDGFVRSTLTGRNVNDLDNFAVRGQLLWQPNDDVRVRLIADYNLSDADCCTQVYAGFGETLRPANRQFPALSAALGYRPPSLDPYDRLADADGKLKARSEIGGISAIADVDLGSSTLTSVSAYRWWDWQPANDRDYTALDILPQSANPVQQDQLSQEIRLASNGQNRLDYTLGLYAYYQELRGQNVTEWGSDAAFWLLGTQTANGTAIPSNLLDGYITTSSALSTIQSYAAFAQVTWHITDTLRLTPGLRYTYEHKTADYEAVVSGGLQTNDPALQAAKLSIFRPQAYDVKFSDDALTGDINLSWQARPNLLAYASYARGFKSGGINLAGLPFNATNNPALDRAIVSPEKSQSYEVGIKSQWFGRKLTANFALFRTDVDDFQANVVDTGPGALRGYLANIDSVRSQGAELDLVLAPVSGLSAYLRTAFTDADYVSFDNAPCPLELIASGTTVCDLSGKDLPGTSRWAFSYGAEYRRPTGLNGDAYVGIEGQSRTGYFADASDSKYLRIDGYTTINLRVGFAADAGWEVFGLVRNLFDKDYMTLLTPQSGNSGMFSGVPGDPRTAQVTARYRF from the coding sequence GTGCCGAGTTCGCTTGCGGTGATACTGGCGTTGCAGACCACGGCTCCGCTGGCGACCACGGCGCCGCCCATCCCGGCGGCCGAAGCCGTTGCGGCAGCCGAGGTGCAGGAGGCGCCTGCCGCCGAACCCGCTGGAGGCGAGGACGTGGTGGTGACCGCCCGTCGTCGCGCCGAGCGGGCGCAGTCGGTGCCGATCGCGCTGTCGGTGCTCGGCGCCGAGCAGATCGCCCGCACCGGCACCTTCACCATCCAGCAGGTGTCGCAGCAGGCGCCGACGCTGCAATATACCTCGTCCAACCCGCGCAACACCGCGCTCAACATCCGCGGCCTGGGCGTATCGTTCGGCCTTGCCAACGACGGCCTGGAGCAGGGCGTCGGCTTCTATGTCGATCAGGTCTACAACAGCCGCCCGGCCGCCTCCGCGTTCGACCTGCTCGATATCGAGCGGGTGGAGATCCTGCGGGGGCCGCAGGGCACGCTGTTCGGCAAGAACACCACCGCAGGCGCCGTCAACATCACCACTAAGTCGCCGAGCTTCACGCCCGAGGGCGAGTTCGAGGCGTCGGTCGGCACGCAGAAGTTCGGGCAGATCAAGGCGGCGGTGACCGGGCCGATCAGCGAGACGCTGGCGTTCCGCGTGGCGGCGGGCAAGACCACGCGCGACGGGTTCGTGCGGAGCACGCTCACCGGCCGCAACGTCAACGACCTCGACAACTTCGCCGTCCGTGGGCAGCTGCTGTGGCAGCCGAACGACGACGTGCGGGTACGCCTGATCGCCGACTACAACCTCTCCGATGCCGATTGCTGCACCCAGGTCTATGCCGGCTTTGGCGAGACGCTGCGGCCTGCCAACCGCCAGTTCCCGGCGCTTTCCGCCGCGCTCGGCTACCGTCCGCCGAGCCTCGACCCCTATGACCGGCTTGCCGACGCGGATGGCAAGCTGAAGGCGCGGTCCGAGATCGGCGGCATCTCGGCGATCGCGGATGTGGACCTGGGCAGCAGCACCCTCACCTCGGTCAGCGCCTATCGCTGGTGGGACTGGCAGCCGGCGAACGACCGCGACTATACCGCGCTCGACATCCTCCCGCAGTCGGCGAACCCGGTGCAGCAGGATCAGCTGAGCCAGGAGATCCGGCTCGCGTCCAACGGCCAGAACCGGCTCGACTACACGCTCGGCCTCTATGCCTATTACCAGGAGCTGCGCGGGCAGAACGTCACCGAATGGGGTTCGGACGCCGCCTTCTGGCTGCTGGGGACGCAGACGGCGAACGGCACCGCGATCCCGTCCAACCTGCTCGACGGCTACATCACCACCTCGTCGGCGCTGTCGACCATCCAGAGCTATGCGGCCTTCGCGCAGGTCACGTGGCACATCACCGATACGCTGCGGCTGACGCCGGGGCTTCGCTACACCTATGAGCACAAGACCGCGGACTACGAAGCGGTCGTGTCCGGCGGCCTCCAGACCAACGACCCGGCGCTCCAGGCGGCAAAGCTCTCGATCTTCCGTCCGCAGGCCTATGACGTGAAGTTCAGCGACGACGCGCTGACCGGCGACATCAACCTGTCGTGGCAGGCGCGGCCGAACCTGCTCGCCTATGCAAGCTATGCCCGCGGCTTCAAGTCGGGCGGCATCAACCTGGCGGGCCTGCCGTTCAACGCCACCAACAACCCCGCGCTCGATCGCGCGATCGTCAGCCCGGAAAAGTCGCAGTCCTACGAAGTGGGCATCAAGAGCCAGTGGTTCGGGCGCAAGCTCACGGCCAATTTCGCCCTGTTCCGCACCGACGTGGACGATTTCCAGGCGAACGTCGTCGATACCGGCCCCGGTGCGCTGCGCGGCTATCTCGCGAACATCGATTCGGTGCGGTCGCAGGGCGCGGAGCTGGACCTGGTGCTGGCGCCGGTCTCCGGCCTCTCGGCCTATCTGCGCACCGCCTTCACCGACGCCGACTATGTGTCCTTCGACAATGCCCCGTGCCCGCTCGAGCTGATCGCATCGGGGACGACGGTGTGCGACCTTTCGGGGAAGGATCTGCCGGGCACCTCGCGCTGGGCCTTTTCCTATGGCGCGGAATATCGCCGCCCGACCGGCCTGAACGGCGACGCCTATGTCGGCATCGAGGGCCAGTCGCGCACGGGCTATTTCGCGGATGCGTCGGATTCGAAGTACCTCCGCATCGACGGCTACACGACCATCAACCTGCGCGTCGGCTTCGCCGCGGACGCCGGCTGGGAAGTGTTCGGGCTGGTCCGCAACCTGTTCGACAAGGACTATATGACCCTGCTCACGCCGCAGTCGGGCAATTCGGGCATGTTCTCCGGCGTGCCGGGGGACCCGCGCACCGCCCAGGTGACGGCACGCTATCGCTTCTAG